ATAATGACCAAAGCTCTTTGGACCTTAGGTATGCTGTAATTTATATTTCGCTCAACAAGTTTAACATCCCACTCAAGGTAGTCCCTTATTATCCTACCCCAGACTTCTTTTGATATCATGTACTATGTATAGTACTAATACTTTATAAATGTTTGTACTATTAATAGTCCAGCGGAAATAATGTGTGATCATCACAGTTTCTCAGCCAGTTTTAGTGTTATTTTGCTTTCTATTATGGCTGCAATGAGTATTAAAGCTATTGATATTCCCACAAGTTTAAAGAACTCTTTAGCATCCTCTTCTGTAATCATTTCTTTCTTTTTGCCCAAGGCAAACCTCAAGAGTTCATAGGGAATTTTAAGGCCTGCAGATCCAGCAATAATTAAAGCCGGAATTTCAAAAATGCCATGGGGGAAGATAAGAAGGAAGAATGTTTTAAGTTCACCCACATGGCGCAGGATCCATGAAGAATGTAAAAATAACCCCAAAGGAATCCCATTAAATATCAAACTCCAAATACTCAACCCACCAAAAGTCAAAACACCACCAAAGGATAGAATGAGAATAACTTTCAAATTATTTATAAAAAGAAATCTGAAGTTTGGTACTATTTCATTTTGTTTTTCATAAATACAGAACATGTTTTCACTCTTAGGTGCATTCAATGAATTAAAACCAAGAAAAACCCCAATTAAGAAGAGAAATGTCGAAAAAATTAAAAGTTTATAAAAAATCCTCATTATTTCACTCTCCTATCTAATAAACCACCAGTGTGAATATTCTTCAGCGTATGACTTGTAGATTTTTGCCTTTTTTTCATCCCCTTCTTTCAGTGCTTCTCTATAAAGCTCCATATAATGGTGATATTTACTCACCCGCTTTGTTTGCATAATCCCAATCAAAAAAACTAAAATTGTAAACAAAACGAACAAAATGTAATTAGCATCCATATTTCCTCACTCCTATGCAAGGCCTGCTAATGCCAATGCTGAAACTCCTAATCCAGCTGGATTCCCACTAGCAGCGCCAGCAAGAGCTGCAGCCCCCAACATGCTAATCCAAGTTAGATAAAGATTCATTTCTGAACTATATTCCTCTGCTAGTGATTTATAATAATCTGCCATTCTATCGTTGCCATCTAATAATGATTTTCTGGACAAGTCCATATAACGGTGATATTTTTCTTTTGCACTATTATACTTGTGGATTGCATAATTTGCGTGGTTAGTCATCTCTTCAAATACTATCCCAAACACCATCAACACTAACCCCAAAGCAAGTGC
This window of the Methanomassiliicoccales archaeon genome carries:
- a CDS encoding stage II sporulation protein M, encoding MRIFYKLLIFSTFLFLIGVFLGFNSLNAPKSENMFCIYEKQNEIVPNFRFLFINNLKVILILSFGGVLTFGGLSIWSLIFNGIPLGLFLHSSWILRHVGELKTFFLLIFPHGIFEIPALIIAGSAGLKIPYELLRFALGKKKEMITEEDAKEFFKLVGISIALILIAAIIESKITLKLAEKL